A region from the Streptomyces sp. 3214.6 genome encodes:
- a CDS encoding APC family permease, whose product MATTEHPPPSRLRAWMLEGLSDMGKGHAQQPAPSAEAKPEPKGQRWYRVMCLTGVDYFSTLGYQPGIAALAAGLLSPVATVVLVIVTLAGALPVYRRVAEESPHGEGSIAMLERLLSFWKGKLFVLTLLGFAATDFLITITLSAADASTHLVENPHLTGTLHDQQMVITLILVALLGAVFLKGFLEAIGVAVALVVVYLGLNAVVVAVGLWHVLTEGHVVTDWSNALTAEHGNVFAMIGVSLLVFPKLALGLSGFETGVAVMPHVQGDPDDTPENPEGRIRDTKKLLTTAALIMSVFLIATSFITTVLIPEKEFEDGGQANGRALAYLSHEYLGNAFGTVYDVSTIAILWFAGASAMAGLLNLMPRYLPRYGMAPHWARAVRPMVIVFTLIAFLVTWIFDADVDAQGGAYATGVLVLMSSAAIAVTIAARRAQQRGWTIGFAVVSAVLLYVTVVNVIERPDGVKIGACFIAGIILVSLLSRLARAFELRVTSVTLDDMAERFIRDMASRKIRFIANEPDQRDKAEYRDKIEQIREDNDIPGEDFVFVEVTVVDPSEFESGLTVRGEVLHNRYRVLTLESSSISNALAALLLHTRDSTGCLPHIYFEWTEGNPFANFLRFFLFGQGEVAPVTREVLREAEPDRARRPRVHTG is encoded by the coding sequence ATGGCCACCACCGAGCACCCTCCCCCCAGTCGCCTGCGCGCCTGGATGCTGGAGGGCCTGTCCGACATGGGCAAGGGGCACGCTCAGCAGCCGGCCCCGAGCGCCGAGGCCAAGCCCGAGCCCAAGGGGCAGCGCTGGTACCGGGTCATGTGCCTGACCGGCGTCGACTACTTCTCCACCCTCGGCTACCAGCCGGGCATCGCCGCGCTCGCGGCCGGTCTGCTCTCCCCCGTCGCGACCGTCGTGCTCGTCATCGTCACCCTGGCGGGCGCCCTGCCGGTCTACCGGCGGGTTGCCGAGGAGAGCCCGCACGGCGAGGGCTCGATCGCCATGCTGGAGCGGCTGCTGTCCTTCTGGAAGGGCAAGCTGTTCGTCCTGACCCTGCTGGGCTTCGCCGCCACCGACTTCCTGATCACCATCACCCTGTCAGCCGCCGACGCCTCGACCCACCTGGTCGAGAACCCGCACCTCACCGGCACCCTGCACGACCAGCAGATGGTGATCACGCTCATCCTCGTCGCCCTGCTCGGCGCGGTGTTCCTCAAGGGCTTCCTGGAGGCCATCGGGGTCGCCGTCGCCCTGGTGGTCGTCTACCTCGGCCTGAACGCGGTCGTGGTGGCCGTGGGCCTGTGGCACGTGCTCACCGAGGGCCATGTGGTCACCGACTGGTCCAACGCCCTGACCGCCGAGCACGGCAACGTCTTCGCGATGATCGGCGTCTCCCTGCTGGTCTTCCCCAAGCTGGCGCTGGGTCTGTCCGGCTTCGAGACCGGCGTCGCGGTCATGCCCCACGTCCAGGGCGACCCGGACGACACCCCGGAGAACCCCGAGGGCCGCATCCGGGACACCAAGAAGCTGCTGACGACCGCTGCCCTGATCATGAGCGTCTTCCTGATCGCCACCAGCTTCATCACCACGGTGCTGATCCCGGAGAAGGAGTTCGAGGACGGCGGCCAGGCCAACGGCCGCGCCCTCGCCTACCTCTCCCACGAGTACCTGGGCAACGCCTTCGGCACGGTCTACGACGTCTCGACCATCGCCATCCTCTGGTTCGCCGGCGCCTCCGCCATGGCCGGACTGCTCAACCTGATGCCCCGCTACCTCCCCCGGTACGGCATGGCCCCGCACTGGGCCCGCGCCGTGCGCCCCATGGTCATCGTCTTCACCCTGATCGCCTTCCTGGTCACCTGGATCTTCGACGCAGACGTCGACGCCCAGGGCGGCGCCTACGCCACCGGCGTCCTGGTCCTGATGTCCTCCGCGGCCATCGCCGTGACCATCGCCGCCCGCCGCGCCCAGCAACGCGGCTGGACCATCGGCTTCGCCGTCGTCTCGGCGGTCCTGCTCTACGTCACTGTCGTGAACGTCATCGAACGCCCCGACGGCGTGAAGATCGGCGCCTGCTTCATCGCCGGCATCATCCTCGTCTCCCTGCTCTCCCGCCTCGCCCGCGCCTTCGAGCTCCGCGTGACCAGCGTGACGCTCGACGACATGGCGGAACGTTTCATCCGGGACATGGCCAGCCGCAAAATACGGTTCATCGCCAACGAGCCCGACCAGCGCGACAAGGCCGAGTACCGCGACAAGATCGAGCAGATCCGCGAGGACAACGACATTCCCGGCGAGGACTTCGTCTTCGTTGAGGTGACCGTCGTCGACCCGTCCGAGTTCGAGTCCGGTCTCACCGTGCGCGGAGAGGTCCTGCACAACCGCTACCGCGTCCTGACCCTGGAGTCGTCCTCCATCTCCAACGCCCTGGCCGCGCTGCTCCTGCACACCCGCGACTCCACCGGCTGCCTCCCGCACATCTACTTCGAGTGGACCGAGGGCAACCCCTTCGCCAACTTCCTGCGCTTCTTCCTCTTCGGCCAGGGCGAGGTCGCCCCGGTCACCCGCGAGGTCCTGCGCGAGGCGGAACCGGACCGCGCCCGCCGTCCCCGCGTCCACACCGGCTGA
- a CDS encoding extracellular solute-binding protein, whose amino-acid sequence MGDPALSRRGFLAASAAAGLSMTALSACGGDSDGGSSGTTTIEWWNISTTQPAKNVWAALAKQFEAQNPKVKIKIVQLENDAYKSKMTALTASGKLPDIFHTWGGGVLKQQVDAGLVEDLTDRTKEWGEGLLSVAREPYLLDKTVYGIPFDIGMIGFWYNKALFKQAGISAPPTTWSGFLDAVRKLKAAKITPLALAGKEKWPGMYYWAYLAMRTAGVEALQKAGVDKDFTGDGFVQAGQHLKDLVDLQPFQKGFLGAAYSSPTGQAAAVGNSKAAMELMGQWAPSVEADSGKGLGANLGFFPFPAVEGGKGVITEVFGGGGGHALRKGAPQAAVDFLKFFASAATDTELVKKTGVLPVVPAADSAITDPNVKAVQAQLKAATGFQLYLDQAYAPALGQEVNDSVAALIAGSKSPKQVTESITKVAKEEQ is encoded by the coding sequence ATGGGTGACCCGGCACTCTCCCGCCGCGGGTTCCTGGCGGCCTCCGCCGCGGCCGGTCTGAGCATGACGGCACTGAGCGCCTGCGGCGGCGACTCGGACGGGGGGTCGTCGGGGACGACCACGATCGAGTGGTGGAACATCTCCACCACCCAGCCGGCCAAGAACGTCTGGGCCGCTCTGGCCAAGCAGTTCGAGGCGCAGAACCCCAAGGTGAAGATCAAGATCGTCCAGTTGGAGAACGACGCCTACAAGTCGAAGATGACGGCGCTGACCGCCTCGGGGAAGCTCCCCGACATCTTCCACACCTGGGGCGGCGGTGTCCTGAAGCAGCAGGTCGACGCCGGGCTGGTCGAGGACCTCACGGACCGGACGAAGGAGTGGGGAGAGGGCCTGCTGTCGGTCGCCCGCGAGCCCTACCTGCTGGACAAGACGGTGTACGGCATCCCGTTCGACATCGGCATGATCGGGTTCTGGTACAACAAGGCGCTCTTCAAGCAGGCCGGCATCAGCGCCCCGCCCACCACCTGGAGCGGTTTCCTCGACGCCGTACGCAAGCTGAAGGCCGCCAAGATCACCCCGCTCGCCCTGGCCGGCAAGGAGAAATGGCCCGGCATGTACTACTGGGCGTACCTGGCGATGCGCACCGCCGGTGTCGAGGCCCTGCAGAAGGCCGGGGTCGACAAGGACTTCACCGGAGACGGGTTCGTCCAGGCCGGTCAGCACCTGAAGGACCTCGTCGATCTGCAGCCGTTCCAGAAGGGCTTCCTCGGCGCCGCTTACTCCAGCCCCACGGGCCAGGCCGCCGCCGTCGGCAACAGCAAAGCGGCGATGGAACTCATGGGCCAATGGGCGCCCTCGGTGGAGGCCGACTCGGGCAAGGGGCTCGGCGCGAACCTCGGCTTCTTCCCGTTCCCGGCGGTTGAGGGCGGCAAGGGTGTCATCACCGAGGTGTTCGGCGGGGGCGGCGGGCACGCCCTGCGCAAGGGCGCCCCGCAGGCGGCCGTCGACTTCCTGAAGTTCTTCGCCTCGGCCGCCACGGACACCGAACTGGTCAAGAAGACCGGAGTGCTGCCCGTCGTCCCGGCCGCCGACAGCGCCATCACCGACCCCAACGTCAAGGCCGTACAGGCGCAGCTGAAGGCCGCCACCGGCTTCCAGCTCTACCTCGACCAGGCGTACGCGCCCGCCCTCGGCCAGGAGGTCAACGACAGCGTCGCCGCCCTCATCGCCGGCTCCAAGTCACCGAAGCAGGTCACCGAGTCGATCACCAAGGTCGCGAAGGAAGAGCAGTAG
- a CDS encoding carbohydrate ABC transporter permease, translating into MTSTFLPDKRSGPDVHLPPPAADSGRGRARRRALHWLTAVGFQAPALVLFGTLVLLPMLFALYASFFRWGGFGMPEDYIGGDNFTRLFKDPVFLGDLWRCLLLVGLSLLLQLPFALALAVALNQKIRGRAVYRMLFFAPYILSEAITGVLFSMIFAPDDGLADHVFGAIGLDGVGGQWFADPSTVMATLFLVMTWKFFGFHMMLYLAGLQSIPAELTEAALIDGAGPWQRFRNITLPLLAPTLRISVFLSVIGAIQLFDLVWVVTAGGPDHHSETMAVTMFQYGFKRYQVGYASAISVAMFGISLVFALAYQRFVLRRDLQGATTTMRGGGS; encoded by the coding sequence ATGACCTCCACCTTCCTCCCGGACAAGCGCAGCGGCCCGGACGTCCACCTCCCGCCCCCGGCCGCGGACAGCGGCCGGGGCCGGGCGCGGCGGCGGGCCCTGCACTGGCTCACCGCCGTCGGTTTCCAGGCGCCCGCACTGGTGCTGTTCGGCACGCTCGTCCTGCTGCCGATGCTGTTCGCGCTGTACGCCTCGTTCTTCCGCTGGGGCGGCTTCGGCATGCCCGAGGACTACATCGGCGGCGACAACTTCACCCGACTCTTCAAGGACCCGGTGTTCCTGGGCGACCTGTGGCGCTGCCTGCTCCTGGTCGGACTCTCGCTCCTCCTCCAGCTGCCGTTCGCGCTCGCCCTGGCGGTCGCGCTCAACCAGAAGATCCGCGGCCGGGCCGTGTACCGGATGCTGTTCTTCGCGCCGTACATCCTCTCCGAGGCGATCACCGGCGTCCTGTTCAGCATGATCTTCGCCCCGGACGACGGCCTCGCCGACCACGTCTTCGGCGCGATCGGGCTGGACGGGGTGGGCGGGCAGTGGTTCGCCGACCCCTCCACCGTCATGGCCACCCTCTTCCTGGTCATGACGTGGAAGTTCTTCGGCTTCCACATGATGCTCTACCTGGCCGGGCTCCAGTCCATCCCGGCCGAGTTGACCGAGGCGGCCCTGATCGACGGTGCCGGCCCCTGGCAGCGCTTCCGCAACATCACCCTGCCGCTGCTCGCGCCCACCCTGCGGATCAGCGTCTTCCTGTCGGTCATCGGCGCGATCCAGCTCTTCGACCTGGTGTGGGTCGTCACCGCGGGCGGTCCCGACCACCACTCCGAGACGATGGCCGTGACCATGTTCCAGTACGGCTTCAAGCGCTACCAGGTCGGCTACGCCAGCGCGATCAGCGTGGCCATGTTCGGCATCAGCCTCGTCTTCGCCCTCGCCTACCAGCGGTTCGTGCTCCGCCGCGACCTTCAGGGCGCCACCACGACCATGCGAGGAGGCGGCTCGTGA
- a CDS encoding carbohydrate ABC transporter permease, which produces MAVPLVYAMLSGFKSTDQLSRNPIGLPDPWVTSNYTDILGSGSFWRMVGSSTLIAAGTTVLVVAVSALAAFSFARFAFRGREMLFTLFTLGLMFPFAVAALPLFLLLRSMDLLDNPLGVILPQAAFGLPMTIVILRGFFREIPAELEEAATLDGCGPLGFFWRILLPMARPALGTVSVLAVVASWNNFLLPLLVFNEPTWWTIPIGVQQFQGQYSADYARVFAYLVLAMVPALACYSVAERQLVGGLAAGASKG; this is translated from the coding sequence ATGGCTGTACCGCTCGTCTACGCCATGCTGTCCGGCTTCAAGTCCACCGACCAGCTCTCCCGCAACCCCATCGGGCTGCCCGACCCCTGGGTCACCTCCAACTACACCGACATCCTCGGCTCCGGTTCGTTCTGGAGGATGGTCGGCAGCAGCACGCTCATCGCGGCCGGGACGACCGTGCTGGTCGTCGCGGTGTCCGCGCTCGCCGCGTTCTCCTTCGCCCGGTTCGCCTTCCGCGGGCGGGAGATGCTGTTCACCCTGTTCACCCTGGGGCTGATGTTCCCCTTCGCGGTGGCGGCGCTGCCGCTGTTCCTGCTGCTGCGCTCCATGGACCTGCTGGACAACCCGCTCGGCGTGATCCTGCCGCAGGCCGCGTTCGGGCTGCCGATGACCATCGTCATCCTGCGCGGGTTCTTCCGGGAGATCCCGGCCGAGCTGGAGGAGGCGGCCACCCTCGACGGCTGTGGGCCGCTCGGCTTCTTCTGGCGGATCCTGCTGCCCATGGCCAGGCCCGCCCTCGGCACGGTCTCCGTGCTCGCCGTCGTCGCCAGCTGGAACAACTTCCTGCTGCCCCTGCTGGTCTTCAACGAGCCCACCTGGTGGACCATCCCGATCGGCGTCCAGCAGTTCCAGGGCCAGTACTCCGCGGACTACGCGCGCGTCTTCGCCTATCTCGTCCTCGCCATGGTTCCCGCCCTGGCCTGCTACTCCGTCGCCGAGCGCCAGCTCGTCGGCGGTCTCGCCGCCGGCGCCTCGAAGGGATGA
- a CDS encoding endo-1,4-beta-xylanase has product MPSTAARTRLRLAGTLAAVLVAAGVVTGPAAQAHESPAHGKPRATLADLAQRHGRYFGSATDNPELTDTAYTKILGSEFDMITPGNGMKWYATEPQQGVFDWTNGDEIVGLARAHHQKVRAHTLVWHSQLPDWLTGKEWTADELRAVLKKHIQTEVRHYRGKVYSWDVVNEAFNEDGTYRETIFYKTLGPGYIADALRWARQADPKAKLYLNDYNIEAVGPKSDAYYRLAKELKAQRVPLDGIGLQAHLALQYGYPTTLEDNLRRFSRLGLDTALTEVDVRMLLPATDEKLAQQADWYRDMTEACLAVRRCAGITVWDYTDKYSWIPAFFPGEGAALPWDEQFAPKPAYYAIRDALS; this is encoded by the coding sequence ATGCCCAGCACCGCCGCCCGCACCCGGCTCAGACTCGCCGGAACCCTCGCCGCCGTCCTCGTCGCCGCCGGCGTCGTCACCGGACCGGCCGCCCAGGCCCACGAGAGTCCGGCGCACGGAAAGCCGCGGGCCACCCTCGCCGACCTCGCGCAGCGCCACGGCCGCTACTTCGGCAGCGCCACCGACAACCCCGAACTCACCGACACCGCCTACACGAAGATCCTCGGCAGCGAGTTCGACATGATCACCCCCGGCAACGGCATGAAGTGGTACGCCACCGAGCCGCAACAGGGCGTCTTCGACTGGACCAACGGCGACGAGATCGTCGGCCTCGCCCGGGCGCACCACCAGAAGGTCCGCGCCCACACCCTCGTCTGGCACAGCCAGCTGCCCGACTGGCTGACCGGCAAGGAGTGGACGGCCGACGAGCTGCGGGCCGTCCTGAAGAAGCACATCCAGACCGAGGTGCGCCACTACCGGGGCAAGGTCTACTCCTGGGACGTCGTCAACGAGGCGTTCAACGAGGACGGCACCTACCGCGAGACGATCTTCTACAAGACGCTCGGCCCCGGCTACATCGCCGACGCGCTGCGCTGGGCCCGCCAGGCCGACCCGAAGGCGAAGCTCTACCTCAACGACTACAACATCGAGGCCGTCGGCCCGAAGAGCGACGCCTACTACCGGCTCGCCAAGGAGCTGAAGGCGCAGCGGGTCCCGCTCGACGGCATCGGCCTGCAGGCCCATCTCGCGCTGCAGTACGGCTATCCGACGACCCTTGAGGACAACCTCCGCCGCTTCTCCCGGCTCGGCCTGGACACCGCGCTCACCGAGGTCGACGTACGGATGCTGCTGCCCGCGACCGACGAGAAACTGGCCCAACAGGCCGACTGGTACCGGGACATGACGGAGGCGTGCCTCGCGGTGCGGCGATGCGCCGGCATCACCGTCTGGGACTACACCGACAAGTATTCGTGGATTCCGGCCTTCTTCCCCGGCGAGGGGGCCGCCCTGCCGTGGGACGAGCAGTTCGCGCCGAAGCCGGCGTACTACGCGATCCGGGACGCGCTCAGCTAG
- a CDS encoding LacI family DNA-binding transcriptional regulator: MTADDTASASRGRVTITEIARQAGVSVPTVSRVVNGRSDVSPQTRARVEDLLRVHGYRKRPAASPTRAALLDLVFNDLDSPWAVEIIRGVEEIAHAAGVGTVVSAIHGRSGDAREWMRNLRSRASDGVILVTSALEPTLHEQLRILGVPLVVVDPTGSPAADTPTIGAANWSGGLAATEHLLSLGHRRIGLIAGPPRLLCSRARFDGYRAALEAAGLSVDETLVVPGDFRPESGFTGCTALLDLPKPPTAVFAASDQMALGAIEALRRRGLRAPEDMSVVGFDDLPEVRWSAPPLTTVRQPLADMGKLAVRTVLSLARGERPDSPRVELGTELVVRSSTAPPRTAS, encoded by the coding sequence GTGACAGCGGACGATACGGCGTCGGCGTCCCGGGGCAGAGTCACGATCACGGAGATCGCCCGCCAGGCCGGCGTCTCGGTGCCGACGGTGTCCCGCGTGGTCAACGGGCGTTCGGACGTCTCTCCGCAGACCCGGGCCCGGGTCGAGGACCTGCTGCGGGTGCACGGCTACCGCAAGCGCCCCGCCGCCTCCCCCACCCGTGCCGCCCTGCTGGACCTGGTCTTCAACGACCTCGACAGCCCCTGGGCGGTGGAGATCATCCGAGGCGTCGAGGAAATCGCCCACGCGGCCGGGGTGGGCACGGTGGTGTCGGCCATCCACGGCCGCTCTGGCGACGCCCGGGAGTGGATGCGCAACCTGCGCTCCCGCGCCTCCGACGGCGTCATCCTCGTCACCTCGGCCCTGGAACCCACCCTGCACGAGCAGTTGCGCATCCTGGGCGTCCCGCTCGTCGTCGTCGACCCGACAGGCTCCCCCGCCGCCGACACCCCCACCATCGGCGCCGCGAACTGGTCGGGCGGTCTGGCGGCCACCGAGCACCTGCTGTCGCTGGGCCACCGCCGGATCGGCCTGATCGCCGGGCCGCCCCGGCTGCTGTGCTCCCGGGCCCGCTTCGACGGCTACCGGGCGGCCCTGGAGGCGGCCGGGCTCTCCGTCGACGAAACGCTCGTCGTCCCCGGCGACTTCCGCCCCGAGTCGGGGTTCACCGGCTGCACCGCCCTCCTCGACCTGCCGAAGCCGCCGACCGCCGTGTTCGCGGCCAGCGACCAGATGGCCCTCGGCGCCATCGAGGCGCTGCGCCGGCGCGGACTGCGGGCCCCCGAGGACATGAGCGTGGTCGGGTTCGACGACCTCCCGGAGGTCCGTTGGTCGGCCCCGCCGTTGACCACCGTCCGTCAGCCCCTCGCCGACATGGGCAAACTCGCCGTCCGCACGGTCCTGAGCCTGGCCCGCGGCGAGCGCCCCGACTCGCCGCGGGTGGAACTGGGCACGGAGCTGGTGGTGCGTTCGAGTACCGCCCCGCCCCGCACCGCTAGCTGA
- a CDS encoding DUF5999 family protein, with translation MCQHQPPCPTATSADRESARLVAHHPEQGWSLLCNGVLLFEDTGELLPDGQVIAPHRVVTAA, from the coding sequence ATGTGCCAGCACCAGCCACCGTGCCCGACAGCGACCTCAGCCGACCGGGAGTCCGCCCGCCTCGTGGCGCACCACCCGGAACAGGGCTGGAGCCTGCTGTGCAATGGCGTCCTGCTCTTCGAGGACACCGGTGAGCTCCTGCCTGACGGCCAGGTCATCGCCCCCCACCGGGTCGTGACCGCCGCCTGA